The following are encoded together in the Xanthobacter autotrophicus Py2 genome:
- a CDS encoding PilT protein domain protein (PFAM: PilT protein domain protein~KEGG: rpe:RPE_3246 PilT protein domain protein): MTRYLLDTNIISNIVKPQPSASLLAWMATQRDEDLFIASLTVAEIRRGILEKPRGKKRDALDAWFVGPEGPQALFTGRILSFDAKAGLIWARLMAEGKVAGRPRSGLDMIIAAVAGANECVVVTDNEKDFAGLQIINPLRGGLEGEK; the protein is encoded by the coding sequence GTGACGCGCTATCTCCTCGATACCAACATCATCAGCAATATCGTCAAGCCGCAGCCGTCGGCGTCGTTGCTGGCTTGGATGGCAACACAGCGCGACGAGGACCTGTTTATTGCGTCATTGACCGTCGCTGAAATTCGACGTGGCATTCTGGAAAAGCCCCGCGGCAAGAAACGCGATGCGCTCGACGCCTGGTTTGTCGGGCCGGAGGGGCCGCAGGCCCTGTTCACGGGCCGCATTTTATCCTTCGACGCCAAGGCCGGCCTGATCTGGGCGCGGCTGATGGCGGAGGGCAAGGTGGCGGGTCGTCCCCGTAGCGGACTCGACATGATCATCGCCGCCGTCGCCGGTGCGAATGAATGCGTCGTGGTGACTGACAACGAGAAGGACTTCGCCGGGCTCCAGATCATCAATCCGTTGCGTGGCGGCCTGGAGGGGGAAAAATGA
- a CDS encoding hypothetical protein (KEGG: rsh:Rsph17029_3199 hypothetical protein), translating into MKMAPPPVPIEYQLIGLTEDGNAGDLLLGLDQKQGRVRLQALISEWLRMENLVVLTGSGTSVSAGGKTMANLETAVFETIEALPDVPASIGPIIKARRDAVWLANFIDEPTLGFEAWLSFVANALVIGQSKDAPFSGVTWPSTPAPSFDDLQWFVNHLRMSIFAECALSLPDKAMAKSIRETPPQLAFLSKLVARDSNLGRTHLFTLNYDTLFEQALELLGIQYFDGFTGRAAARFDPSVYGLDVYYPGEVAEGRVRRFDKFLHFYKLHGSIHWFEQDGEMRARHPDLAPFRAYVDLKPEEKAAALVDLAEGTASIGILPTANKFTQTLTMPYAHLFRSFQVRLGIPQTFLLVLGYGFGDDHVSRIIESALINPSLVMLVVEPNPESPVVERIRRYKDLGKRAFVLCPTDAAFAAATFKHATFDDFARSAMPDVQWLDDFLRLRRFEKQFASSAMPAEPDTGA; encoded by the coding sequence ATGAAGATGGCGCCGCCGCCTGTACCCATCGAGTACCAGCTCATCGGTCTGACCGAAGACGGCAATGCTGGAGATCTCCTGCTTGGGCTTGACCAGAAACAGGGGCGAGTTCGCCTCCAAGCTCTGATCTCCGAATGGCTACGCATGGAAAACCTCGTGGTTTTGACGGGTTCCGGTACGTCGGTTTCAGCCGGCGGGAAGACCATGGCGAATCTTGAAACCGCTGTCTTCGAAACGATCGAGGCCCTCCCGGATGTGCCTGCCTCAATCGGCCCCATCATCAAGGCGCGGAGGGACGCCGTCTGGCTGGCTAATTTTATCGATGAACCGACGCTAGGTTTCGAAGCTTGGCTATCCTTCGTCGCCAACGCCTTGGTCATTGGCCAGTCGAAAGACGCACCATTCTCCGGTGTCACCTGGCCGAGCACACCCGCACCAAGCTTTGACGATCTCCAGTGGTTCGTAAACCATCTGCGCATGTCGATTTTCGCAGAATGCGCGCTGTCCTTGCCCGATAAGGCCATGGCGAAGTCGATAAGAGAGACCCCGCCGCAGCTCGCATTTCTCTCCAAGCTCGTCGCCCGAGATAGCAATCTCGGGCGAACTCATCTTTTCACGTTGAACTACGACACCCTGTTCGAGCAGGCGCTGGAGTTGCTCGGCATCCAGTATTTCGATGGGTTCACCGGCCGCGCCGCAGCGCGGTTCGATCCCTCCGTCTACGGCCTTGACGTCTATTATCCGGGGGAAGTCGCCGAAGGCCGAGTCCGGCGCTTCGACAAGTTCCTGCATTTTTACAAGCTGCATGGGTCAATTCACTGGTTCGAGCAAGATGGCGAGATGCGGGCGCGGCACCCCGACCTCGCGCCGTTCCGAGCCTATGTGGACTTGAAGCCGGAGGAGAAGGCAGCCGCACTCGTTGATCTTGCCGAGGGAACCGCATCGATCGGTATTCTGCCGACCGCGAATAAGTTCACGCAGACGCTGACGATGCCGTATGCGCATCTCTTCCGATCATTCCAAGTGCGCCTCGGCATCCCTCAGACGTTCCTGCTCGTCCTCGGCTACGGCTTCGGCGACGATCATGTCAGCCGAATCATCGAGAGTGCCTTGATCAACCCGTCGCTGGTTATGCTGGTGGTGGAGCCCAATCCGGAGAGCCCGGTCGTCGAGCGCATCCGGCGGTACAAGGACCTTGGCAAGCGCGCTTTCGTGTTGTGCCCGACCGACGCAGCCTTTGCGGCTGCCACGTTCAAGCACGCGACCTTTGATGATTTTGCGCGGTCAGCGATGCCCGACGTCCAATGGCTCGACGATTTCTTGCGTCTGCGTCGTTTTGAAAAGCAGTTCGCCTCGTCTGCAATGCCCGCCGAACCCGATACGGGGGCTTGA
- a CDS encoding ATPase-like protein (KEGG: sat:SYN_01822 ATPase), with protein sequence MDNPRLVGHIVAVQGFRVKVELLPETRSALRATLDGVQVAIAINAYLTFSLGAGETVIGIITDLEARESFDPASGDDLSLELMKSRRIASVQLLGTIENIDDDASFSPGISVLPTLDTPAEIGSPAVLRAVFELPPRRNRPEGYDDKDFDYDLKIGFPTGQTRNVVRASYNDLFSRPLAIVGNTGSGKSFSVSSLIQKAMKALDGAAEEPHVFILDINGEYEKAFPTGKTVTRLPDRIYLNGEEFGLPLWFLNAEEICAWLSAAEQTQEPVLKDWWAIAKGGNADEVSNLNTFQSALSSIEKLLSDLQKIQRKSAGSYCDLIVGYLANSDIDTASFETLFASHKAITGFNQEVLANAAQIEAEARKLQDEIRAKIIGGSHVAETAVRTADSPLRISRSTLTDPSLINRAVSKEDTIRVDAHLTTLKLRLKTRLDDKRWHSFLNYENAETSIPDLASWFSRFGLGNAGGPKVSVLDLSMLGNEILPYACAVIGRVLLEARERLPAASRYKHPWVLVLEEAHNYARPARSDEDRGHRLARLAYERIAKEGRKFGLSLIIASQRPSEISQTIISQCANFISHRLQNPDDIDHFRRIIPMQARRLLDQVTILSSGEAIVFGSAFHIPARVQFDRPEPGPYSQTAAPYHEWSKERAPFPLRQIIDAWGA encoded by the coding sequence ATGGATAATCCTAGACTTGTCGGCCACATCGTCGCTGTTCAGGGGTTTCGGGTGAAAGTCGAGCTTTTGCCCGAAACCCGCTCGGCGCTTCGCGCGACCCTTGACGGCGTCCAGGTCGCGATCGCCATCAACGCCTACCTGACATTTTCATTGGGGGCGGGCGAAACCGTCATCGGCATCATTACCGACCTCGAGGCGCGCGAGAGCTTCGACCCTGCAAGTGGCGACGACCTCAGCCTTGAGTTGATGAAGTCTCGCCGGATCGCCAGCGTGCAGTTGCTGGGCACGATCGAGAACATTGATGACGACGCCTCCTTCAGCCCGGGCATATCCGTTCTGCCAACCCTCGATACCCCTGCTGAGATCGGATCGCCGGCCGTGCTGCGCGCTGTGTTCGAGCTTCCGCCGCGGCGCAATAGGCCAGAAGGCTATGATGACAAGGACTTCGACTACGACCTGAAAATCGGGTTTCCAACGGGCCAGACGCGCAATGTCGTGCGCGCCTCCTACAACGATCTGTTTTCGCGCCCTCTGGCGATCGTCGGCAACACCGGCTCGGGCAAGTCCTTTTCCGTTTCCAGCCTGATCCAGAAGGCGATGAAGGCGCTCGATGGTGCCGCCGAGGAGCCGCATGTCTTTATCCTCGACATTAATGGCGAGTATGAAAAGGCATTCCCAACAGGCAAGACCGTCACACGATTGCCCGATCGCATCTACCTCAACGGTGAAGAATTCGGCCTTCCACTCTGGTTTCTCAATGCTGAAGAGATCTGCGCTTGGTTGAGCGCTGCCGAACAAACGCAGGAGCCGGTCCTGAAGGATTGGTGGGCGATCGCGAAGGGCGGGAATGCTGATGAGGTTTCGAATCTTAATACATTCCAGAGTGCTTTAAGCTCAATCGAAAAGCTGCTTTCCGATCTCCAAAAGATACAACGGAAGTCGGCTGGTTCATATTGCGATCTGATTGTAGGCTATCTGGCGAATTCCGACATCGATACAGCCTCATTTGAAACTCTGTTCGCATCGCACAAAGCGATCACCGGTTTCAATCAAGAGGTCCTCGCGAATGCTGCTCAGATCGAAGCCGAGGCTCGAAAGCTCCAGGATGAAATCCGCGCAAAGATCATCGGCGGCAGCCATGTCGCCGAGACTGCCGTTCGGACAGCCGATTCACCGTTGCGCATCTCCCGTTCGACGTTGACAGATCCATCCCTGATCAATCGAGCGGTGTCCAAGGAAGATACCATAAGGGTCGATGCACACCTCACGACGTTGAAACTGAGGTTGAAGACGCGCCTCGACGATAAACGCTGGCATTCGTTTCTCAATTATGAGAACGCCGAAACTAGCATCCCGGATCTGGCATCGTGGTTTTCCCGTTTTGGTCTCGGAAATGCGGGCGGGCCTAAGGTGTCGGTGCTCGACTTATCCATGTTGGGAAACGAGATTCTCCCTTATGCTTGCGCCGTCATCGGGCGCGTACTCCTCGAGGCAAGGGAGCGATTGCCGGCGGCATCACGCTATAAGCATCCTTGGGTGCTCGTCCTGGAGGAGGCGCACAACTACGCGCGGCCGGCGCGATCGGACGAAGACCGCGGCCATCGCCTCGCACGTCTCGCCTATGAGCGTATCGCCAAGGAGGGACGGAAGTTTGGCCTCTCACTGATCATCGCCAGCCAGCGACCGAGCGAGATCAGCCAGACAATTATCAGCCAGTGTGCCAACTTCATCAGCCATCGTCTGCAGAACCCGGACGACATCGACCATTTCCGACGCATCATCCCGATGCAGGCGCGGCGTTTGCTCGATCAGGTGACGATTTTGTCGTCGGGCGAGGCGATCGTTTTCGGAAGCGCGTTCCATATCCCGGCGCGGGTTCAGTTCGATCGACCGGAGCCTGGCCCCTATAGCCAGACGGCAGCGCCGTACCACGAATGGTCGAAGGAAAGAGCTCCGTTTCCTCTGCGCCAAATCATTGACGCTTGGGGCGCATAG
- a CDS encoding conserved hypothetical protein (KEGG: mes:Meso_2348 hypothetical protein), giving the protein MNEQVLDARGDPSGGYKVDVNRGERVGRVSSEWFSRPADERYLSLSELYGAVRGRSDRSRTRTVESAAIRVKASREAPDRLTLALPGTEAPVAPTHWSFGQLASLIGAPAAYLRQLPAPLAGINLQHGLLTHRAEQVKTLEVEDGRVELRAVTGPDYGRIYDHELVDAVRRIAGNGTGDTRWKVPGVLDWSTGIYNPRVDITKDTTTLYASDRDVFLFLVDDLNPIEAGRLPDGSPDLFFRGFYCWNSEVGAKTLGIASFYLRAVCQNRNLWGVEDFEEITIRHSKYAASRFAHQAAPALERFANSSPMPFVNGIKAARERIVARTDEDRTEFLRRKGFSKAETQKVIETVLAEEGRKPESIFDFVQGITAVARDKPHQDARLDLEARAKKLLDRAV; this is encoded by the coding sequence ATGAACGAACAGGTTCTGGACGCCCGCGGTGATCCGAGCGGCGGGTATAAGGTGGATGTCAATCGCGGCGAGCGCGTCGGCCGCGTGTCGTCGGAGTGGTTCTCCCGGCCGGCGGACGAACGCTATCTGTCCCTGTCGGAGCTGTATGGCGCGGTGCGCGGCCGGTCCGACCGGAGCCGGACCCGGACGGTGGAGAGCGCGGCTATCCGCGTCAAAGCGAGCCGAGAGGCGCCGGACCGGCTGACGCTCGCGCTGCCGGGGACGGAGGCTCCTGTTGCGCCGACCCACTGGAGCTTCGGCCAGCTTGCAAGCCTCATCGGCGCGCCGGCGGCCTACCTGCGGCAACTCCCGGCTCCGCTCGCCGGCATCAATCTGCAGCACGGCCTGCTGACGCACCGCGCTGAGCAGGTGAAGACGCTGGAGGTGGAGGACGGCCGCGTCGAGCTACGGGCCGTGACCGGTCCCGACTACGGCCGCATCTACGACCACGAGCTGGTGGATGCCGTGCGCCGCATCGCCGGCAATGGCACCGGCGACACCCGCTGGAAGGTGCCGGGTGTGCTCGACTGGTCGACAGGCATCTACAATCCCCGCGTCGACATCACCAAGGACACCACCACGCTCTACGCCTCGGATCGGGACGTCTTCCTGTTCCTGGTGGATGATCTCAATCCCATCGAGGCTGGCCGGCTGCCGGACGGCTCTCCGGACCTGTTTTTTCGGGGCTTCTATTGCTGGAACTCGGAGGTGGGCGCCAAGACGCTGGGGATCGCCAGCTTCTACCTGCGGGCCGTCTGCCAGAACCGCAACCTGTGGGGCGTCGAGGATTTCGAGGAGATCACCATCCGGCACTCCAAGTATGCCGCATCTCGGTTCGCCCATCAGGCGGCGCCGGCTTTGGAGCGCTTTGCTAACTCCTCCCCCATGCCCTTCGTCAACGGCATCAAGGCGGCACGCGAGCGCATCGTGGCGCGCACCGACGAGGACCGCACCGAGTTCCTGCGCCGCAAGGGCTTCTCCAAGGCGGAGACGCAGAAGGTGATCGAGACCGTGCTGGCCGAAGAAGGTCGCAAGCCGGAGAGCATCTTCGACTTCGTGCAGGGCATCACGGCCGTGGCCCGGGACAAGCCCCACCAGGATGCCCGCCTCGATCTGGAGGCGCGGGCGAAGAAACTCCTCGACCGCGCCGTCTGA
- a CDS encoding parB-like partition protein (TIGRFAM: parB-like partition protein~PFAM: ParB domain protein nuclease~KEGG: bja:bll0065 putative DNA-binding protein): MATAVQKITLSSSRDIPFNKLVLSQANVRRVKAGVSIEELAEDIARRGLLQGLNVRAVVDPDGVETGMYEIPAGGRRYRALELLVKRKRLARTAPVPCIVREGGIAEEDSLAENVQRAPLHPLDQFRAFLALREKGQSEEEIAAAFFVSVAVVKQRLKLASLSPTLLDTYAEDGLTLDQLMAFTVSGDHERQEQVLERLAQAYDKQPYVIRRMLTEGAVRASDKRARFIGIEAYEMAGGTVLRDLFQGDDGGWLQDVPLVDRMVAEKLVAEADVIRSEGWKWIEVAPDFAYGHTYGLRQLRGEPMHLTEAEEAAREAAQGEYDRLSEEHADVDELPEEVDARLGALEAMLEAFEARPLAFDPAEVARAGAFVSIAQDGKLRVERGFVRPEDEVPVEEDHDPSIETDGANLVASSPRQEAAAGDAPGEPEEEDGLTPISDRLLTELTTHRTLGLRHSLGEQPDVAFLAAVHALTLKAFYAYGSDSCLELDLKSVSFNAQAPGLNDSVSAESIRVRHESWAKALPKEPGTLWDTLSGWDHDSRAALFAHVVSLSVNAVHEAWNRRPRAFAHADRLAQAVSLDMAAVGWKPTVDTFLGRVTKARILQAVTEAKGERPAERIAHLKKGDMAREAETLLADSGWLPEALRTQPLDTVGEETAETDGETAMADSEDLADTEEPEAISSSIAAE, translated from the coding sequence ATGGCCACGGCCGTTCAGAAGATCACCCTTTCGTCCTCCCGCGACATCCCTTTCAACAAGCTGGTGCTGAGTCAGGCCAACGTCCGCCGGGTGAAGGCGGGCGTCTCCATCGAGGAACTCGCCGAGGACATCGCCCGGCGCGGCCTGCTCCAGGGCCTCAATGTCCGAGCCGTGGTCGATCCCGACGGCGTCGAGACCGGCATGTATGAGATCCCGGCCGGCGGGCGGCGCTATCGGGCGCTGGAGCTGCTGGTGAAGCGCAAGCGCCTCGCCAGGACGGCCCCGGTGCCATGCATTGTCCGTGAGGGCGGCATCGCCGAGGAGGATTCCCTCGCCGAGAATGTCCAGCGCGCGCCGCTCCATCCCCTCGACCAGTTCCGTGCCTTTCTCGCTCTGCGGGAGAAGGGCCAGTCCGAGGAGGAGATCGCCGCCGCCTTCTTCGTCTCGGTCGCGGTGGTGAAGCAGCGGCTGAAGCTCGCCTCGCTCTCTCCGACGCTCCTCGACACCTATGCCGAGGATGGCCTCACCCTCGACCAGCTCATGGCCTTCACCGTATCGGGCGACCATGAACGGCAGGAGCAGGTGCTGGAGCGTCTCGCCCAAGCTTACGACAAGCAGCCCTATGTCATCCGGCGCATGCTGACGGAGGGCGCGGTGCGGGCATCCGACAAGCGGGCCCGCTTCATCGGCATCGAGGCCTACGAGATGGCCGGCGGCACGGTGCTGCGCGACCTGTTCCAGGGCGATGACGGTGGCTGGCTGCAGGATGTGCCCCTCGTCGACCGGATGGTGGCCGAGAAGCTCGTCGCCGAGGCCGACGTGATCCGGAGCGAGGGTTGGAAGTGGATCGAGGTCGCGCCGGACTTCGCCTATGGCCACACCTATGGCCTACGCCAATTGCGGGGCGAGCCCATGCATTTGACCGAAGCGGAGGAGGCTGCGCGGGAGGCAGCCCAGGGGGAATACGATCGTCTGTCCGAAGAACATGCCGATGTCGACGAGCTTCCCGAAGAGGTCGACGCGCGGCTCGGGGCACTCGAGGCGATGCTGGAGGCCTTCGAAGCGCGTCCTCTCGCGTTCGATCCGGCGGAGGTCGCCCGGGCCGGCGCCTTCGTCAGCATCGCACAGGATGGAAAGCTCCGGGTGGAACGGGGTTTCGTCCGCCCGGAGGACGAGGTGCCGGTCGAGGAGGACCATGACCCTTCCATCGAGACCGACGGTGCCAACCTCGTGGCCTCATCCCCTCGGCAGGAGGCGGCAGCAGGCGATGCTCCTGGCGAGCCCGAGGAGGAGGACGGCCTCACCCCCATCTCCGACCGGCTGCTCACGGAGCTGACCACCCACCGCACCCTCGGCCTGCGCCATTCGCTGGGCGAGCAGCCTGACGTCGCCTTCCTTGCCGCGGTCCATGCCCTGACGCTGAAAGCTTTCTACGCCTATGGCTCGGACAGCTGCCTTGAGCTCGATCTCAAGAGCGTCTCGTTCAATGCCCAGGCGCCGGGCCTCAATGACAGCGTCTCCGCCGAGTCCATTCGTGTCCGGCATGAGAGCTGGGCCAAGGCTCTGCCGAAGGAGCCGGGCACGCTCTGGGACACCTTGAGCGGGTGGGACCACGACAGCCGGGCCGCACTGTTCGCCCATGTGGTGAGCCTCTCGGTCAATGCGGTGCATGAGGCCTGGAACCGCCGTCCCCGCGCCTTCGCCCATGCCGATAGGCTGGCGCAGGCGGTGTCGCTCGACATGGCAGCCGTCGGATGGAAGCCCACGGTGGACACCTTCCTCGGCAGGGTCACCAAGGCCCGCATCCTGCAGGCGGTGACCGAGGCCAAGGGGGAGCGCCCGGCCGAGCGGATCGCCCACCTCAAGAAGGGCGACATGGCCCGGGAGGCCGAGACCCTCCTCGCCGACAGCGGCTGGCTCCCGGAGGCGCTGCGGACCCAGCCCTTGGACACCGTCGGCGAGGAAACGGCGGAGACCGACGGCGAAACGGCCATGGCCGACAGCGAAGACCTCGCCGACACTGAGGAGCCCGAAGCGATCTCCTCCTCGATCGCTGCCGAATAA
- a CDS encoding conserved hypothetical protein (KEGG: bja:bll0064 hypothetical protein), with translation MTDVAHDLARQLGRQAEAVCRHYLSAGRRQGHYWQVGDVRNSPGRSMFVRLTDTAKGPAGKWTDAATGEHGDLLDVIRESRGLLNFTDVVAEAQAFLRLPPISPDAEAPHGGKQCSSRDPVISARRLFAAAEPISGTIVEAYLRTRGISALHETGSLRFHPRCFYRPAAHGPIQPLPAMIAAVTDLRGRIMGIHRTWLAPDGSDKAAIATPRRAIGHLLEHAVRFGRVDDVMAAGEGIETILSLRGVLPSLPTAAALSAAHLSAIAFPPGLRRLYIARDTDPAGNRARDSLIARANSTGIEAIVLSPTLGDFNEDLRAFGVDALRAQLRCQLAPEDVARLSVTSP, from the coding sequence ATGACGGATGTGGCCCATGATCTGGCCCGGCAGTTGGGGCGGCAGGCGGAGGCAGTCTGCCGCCATTATCTCTCCGCGGGCCGACGGCAGGGGCACTATTGGCAGGTCGGCGATGTTCGCAACTCTCCCGGCCGCTCCATGTTCGTGCGGCTGACGGACACCGCGAAGGGCCCAGCCGGAAAATGGACCGACGCTGCCACGGGCGAGCACGGCGACCTCCTCGACGTGATCCGCGAAAGCCGGGGCCTGCTCAACTTCACCGATGTGGTCGCAGAGGCTCAAGCATTTCTGCGCCTTCCACCAATCTCACCAGACGCGGAAGCTCCTCATGGCGGAAAGCAATGTTCCTCACGTGATCCGGTCATCTCGGCACGACGGCTGTTCGCCGCTGCAGAGCCGATTTCGGGCACAATCGTAGAGGCGTATCTGCGGACCCGCGGCATCTCGGCTTTGCACGAAACCGGAAGCTTGCGCTTTCATCCTCGCTGCTTCTATCGCCCGGCTGCGCACGGGCCCATTCAACCCCTGCCGGCCATGATCGCTGCCGTCACCGACCTCAGGGGACGGATCATGGGCATCCACCGGACGTGGCTCGCTCCGGACGGATCGGACAAGGCGGCAATCGCCACGCCCCGGCGGGCCATAGGTCACCTGCTGGAGCATGCCGTTCGCTTCGGCCGAGTTGATGACGTGATGGCTGCCGGAGAGGGCATCGAGACGATCCTTTCCCTCCGCGGCGTGTTGCCAAGCCTCCCGACGGCAGCGGCGCTCTCGGCCGCCCACCTTTCCGCCATCGCCTTTCCACCCGGGCTACGGCGGCTCTACATCGCCCGCGACACCGATCCGGCCGGCAACAGGGCACGGGACAGCCTCATTGCACGAGCGAACTCCACCGGGATCGAGGCCATCGTGCTCTCGCCGACGCTTGGCGACTTCAACGAAGATCTGCGCGCCTTTGGCGTTGACGCCTTGCGGGCGCAACTCCGATGTCAGCTTGCTCCCGAGGACGTCGCCCGCTTGTCCGTGACGAGCCCATGA